One window of Nicotiana tomentosiformis chromosome 11, ASM39032v3, whole genome shotgun sequence genomic DNA carries:
- the LOC104107356 gene encoding serine/threonine-protein phosphatase 7 long form homolog produces MEDQRLTQLHPGSLDHSVLTRQNHHRSKDVWNGEVEKPILCRRSDGNFWNLVHDRPIHRRVLQILIDAGFYGVYRVGRIQLDHAFITSLVERWRPETHTFHLRVGEATITLQDVAILYGLPVEGRPVLGIDSTRKTEEWQNMCDALLGFRPHSYCLFGSRLEISALATYMEQLPLLDDDADEVVVHQRARCYMLWMIGGILFPDTSGNKVKLMYLTLLDDITQIGTYSWGSAVLACLYRALCRATRPKNNELCGFIPLLQVWAWERLKMVHPDRRQAREGAIRFSNDLPGPPHACKWNVQLSWTHTTQYVLPLFRDQLDNLVDEHFVWEPYTPDVMENLPEYCRSGEYFWRAVVPLLCWDVLEMHQPNRVLRQFGMRQFIPVSCNFADNHDMHDRRGRQNTDWAREHARPILVWNDRANQVCEARLADGPIAYDDDYLVWYRRITRQIIGNPSFQFPKGYASLAPVAEVMARQLHMIYQYGIELRQQPSMEVAGRKVMEMCSDGLSAAIEAQRLRVQPMYVPVEQPLVDHAVNPHKRGRAGRRKKRRAIAATNVEERSEMSNTNSDLERDSGAGGSVKGDGNLNVEAELGMDSSQFAEPRFDMACSSTQFRDGNGDGSELHNVDIQLVLYQTPPSQQFDMNNFGDGFDDDDVHHSPARPDRQVNYDNTPSQMTLEASYVTTIGSVDDKPMEQAIPSRGRGRARFYKRRVNNNVDAPRRQNPAHPIAPLRCYKP; encoded by the exons ATGGAGGATCAGAGGTTGACACAGCTACATCCTGGGTCGTTAGACCATAGCGTACTGACAAGACAAAACCATCACAGGTCGAAGGACGTATGGAATGGTGAGGTGGAAAAGCCTATTTTATGTAGACGGTCAGATGGTAATTTTTGGAATTTGGTTCATGATCGTCCCATTCATCGACGTGTCCTGCAAATATTAATTGATGCAGGATTTTACGGGGTCTATCGAGTAGGACGTATACAATTAGACCATGCTTTTATTACTTCTCTTGTTGAGAGATGGCGTCCGGAGACGCATACTTTTCACCTAAGAGTTGGGGAAGCCACTATTACGCTACAGGATGTAGCTATTTTGTATGGATTGCCAGTAGAGGGAAGGCCAGTATTGGGCATTGATAGTACAAGAAAGACTGAAGAGTGGCAGAATATGTGCGACGCGTTGCTTGGTTTTAGACCACATAGTTATTGTTTATTTGGTAGTAGGCTTGAGATTAGTGCACTAGCTACATACATGGAGCAATTGCCTTTGCTAGATGATGATGCAGATGAGGTAGTTGTACATCAGAGGGCTAGGTGCTATATGTTATGGATGATCGGGGGTATACTGTTTCCTGACACATCAGGAAACAAGGTTAAGTTAATGTACTTGACGCTGCTCGATGACATCACGCAGATTGGTACGTATAGTTGGGGTAGTGCTGTGTTGGCGTGCTTGTACCGTGCATTGTGTAGAGCTACTCGGCCAAAAAACAATGAGTTATGTGGCTTCATACCACTTCTACAG GTATGGGCATGGGAGAGACTGAAGATGGTTCATCCAGACAGACGTCAGGCAAGAGAGGGTGCTATTAGATTCTCCAATGATCTCCCTGGTCCGCCACATGCATGTAAATGGAACGTTCAGCTTAGTTGGACACATACAACGCAATACGTGTTGCCATTGTTTCGGGACCAGCTAGATAACCTTGTTGATGAACAT TTTGTTTGGGAGCCGTATACTCCAGATGTGATGGAGAATCTTCCCGAGTATTGTCGATCAGGAGAGTACTTTTGGCGTGCTGTGGTGCCGCTCCTATGTTGGGACGTATTGGAGATGCATCAGCCCAACAGGGTCCTCAGACAATTCGGAATGCGTCAATTCATACCTGTTTCCTGCAATTTTGCGGACAATCACGACATGCATGATCGTCGTGGCCGACAAAACACAGATTGGGCTAGAGAACATGCGAGGCCCATACTTGTCTGGAATGATCGTGCTAACCAAGTTTGTGAAGCCCGGCTAGCAGATGGACCCATTGCGTATGATGATGATTACCTTGTCTGGTATCGTCGGATTACTCGACAGATTATCGGAAATCCCAGTTTCCAATTTCCAAAAGGGTATGCATCCCTTGCACCAGTGGCCGAGGTTATG GCGCGTCAGTTgcatatgatatatcaatatgGGATTGAATTGCGACAACAACCATCAATGGAGGTTGCTGGAAGGAAAGTCATGGAGATGTGCAGTGATGGTTTGTCAGCAGCGATCGAGGCTCAGAGGCTTCGTGTTCAGCCAATGTATGTTCCAGTTGAGCAGCCTTTAGTTGATCATGCTGTTAATCCACATAAACGTGGAAGGGCAGGGAGACGCAAAAAGAGACGTGCGATAGCAGCAACTAATGTTGAAGAAAGGTCTGAAATGTCTAATACAAATTCGGATTTGGAGCGCGATAGTGGTGCAGGTGGTTCTGTTAAGGGTGATGGAAATTTAAATGTTGAAGCTGAGCTTGGTATGGATTCATCACAGTTTGCAGAGCCCCGTTTTGATATGGCATGTAGTTCAACACAATTTAGAGATGGGAATGGGGATGGTTCTGAATTGCATAATGTTGACATTCAACTTGTACTTTATCAGACCCCACCCTCTCAGCAGTTTGATATGAATAATTTCGGAGACGGGTTTGATGATGACGACGTACACCACTCCCCTGCCCGTCCTGATCGACAGGTTAACTATGATAATACCCCTAGCCAGATGACTTTAGAGGCCTCTTATGTTACAACTATTGGTTCTGTGGATGATAAGCCTATGGAGCAAGCAATTCCAAGCCGAGGAAGAGGGCGAGCGAGATTTTACAAACGTCGTGTTAATAACAATGTAGATGCACCGCGGCGACAAAATCCTGCACACCCTATAGCGCCACTACGTTGCTATAAACCCTAA
- the LOC104107355 gene encoding putative late blight resistance protein homolog R1A-3, with protein sequence MSEIERRFLDTFLYWATQKGRIKDGRLRGHGMQVGDTVSGPRADLSSAEVKEGYEFLLSLDPGRWPLPNLCSPLFQKFIDYILQNVKDLFKKKKELNKFDLLKKEFQVLEESLKYLKTFLRFIKDASVALEKSRILFNHMEVVTRNAAYICYLCFVEEMDEDLASRLILKISNVLQEIKPIEPQVAKIYTGALRCLVKSQNQYNQDVIKLVEDSVHFLLKDHSKLLNSEACSLMLPPMKDQAESICQASKQLLTLLIYPPEDPYVDQGKLSDILTHVEGLIAEVASVAYSFSVDKAAEVNLIFSDLLKKIEVVMKDLNDRILKSPLSSKYNFPKTDGLGFIDSLLRYLKELLQNGKCDSAVKDLIAEAQEELSILRSLLEKFVKQQHAFEEVKKRDLWTKVVSLAYQAERIIDCLVMGDYPVWYQHLLCKTTIEIKLVNDQLAEFHVQEVEVLIGEEAPDLVPQEVEITPGYDEVVVGFDEEAKSLIKQLVGGAKELDIVSIVGMPGLGKTTLAKKVYHDETIRHHFDVHAMCCLSQTYDRRKLLLEILNQVRGPSQQNEKDPVVALRRFLMGKRYLLYIDDVWSINAWEEFQGCFPVNENGSRILLTSRLSDVASDINPARPPLQLRFLSTEESWELLQIKLFNKPTCPSELCEVGEEIARECQGLPLLVILVAGVLTKKEKNKENWRKIAESINSDTDISEKCLDIIELSYRHLPDHLKPCLLYFASFREDEEIPISNLAWLWTIEGFIPNREKKSVELVAESLLNDLIGRSLVMVNKKRSTGGVRSCHIHDMLHDFCATKAKEEKFMQITSTENKDLTSSFYEHRRLCIHHSLYWAGRIGNLQVRSVFFKPPKSGCQEFFDLENFKLLKVLQMECPVSDSSFQRSKELILLKYLGIKGYIESMPLWIANLSNLEVLLVITVGSGTILPMAIWNMPRLKHVHVQPVASFDGRIPRKSTNLCCLETLATVSLTNKLADYMIKKATRLRKLKCHCKEPLKLKLDALPLETLSVNGKILKFSMPETLTKLTLSDVSLPQTEMSNIGRLPNLVVLKLEHRAFQEGKWDVEDEEFPSLKVLKLRSLKITEWNASDESLQNLERLLVESCFHLQEIPSAIGEISSIKMIEVKRCGESLEKSVRQIQEEQKEEYDKEIKVIIYHLDSSA encoded by the coding sequence ATGTCTGAAATAGAGAGGAGATttcttgatacatttttgtaTTGGGCAACTCAAAAAGGGAGGATTAAGGATGGGAGGTTGAGAGGACATGGAATGCAAGTTGGAGATACTGTTTCAGGTCCAAGGGCAGACTTATCTTCTGCTGAAGTCAAAGAAGGTTATGAGTTTCTCCTTTCACTGGATCCAGGAAGGTGGCCTTTACCAAATTTATGCAGTCCATTGTTTCAGAAGTTCATTGACTACATCCTTCAGAATGTGAAGGATCTtttcaaaaaaaagaaagagtTGAACAAGTTTGATCTTCTAAAGAAAGAGTTTCAAGTCCTTGAAGAAAGTCTAAAGTATCTGAAAACCTTCCTCAGATTCATAAAAGATGCAAGCGTGGCACTAGAGAAATCCAGAATTCTCTTTAATCATATGGAGGTTGTCACTCGGAATGCTGCGTACATCTGTTACCTATGTTTTGTGGAAGAAATGGATGAAGACCTGGCATCTCGCTTGATTCTTAAGATCTCAAACGTTTTGCAAGAGATCAAGCCCATTGAGCCCCAAGTCGCGAAAATATATACAGGGGCTCTAAGATGTTTGGTTAAGTCACAAAATCAGTACAACCAGGATGTGATAAAACTTGTTGAAGATTCCGTTCATTTTCTCTTGAAGGACCATTCAAAGTTATTAAATAGTGAAGCATGTTCTTTGATGCTTCCTCCTATGAAGGATCAAGCCGAAAGCATTTGCCAGGCATCAAAGCAATTGCTAACATTGCTTATTTATCCACCTGAAGATCCATATGTTGACCAGGGAAAATTGAGTGATATACTCACTCACGTTGAAGGTCTTATTGCTGAGGTAGCTTCTGTTGCTTACTCTTTCTCTGTTGACAAAGCAGCAGAAGTTAACTTGATATTCTCTGACTTATTGAAAAAGATTGAAGTTGTCATGAAAGACCTAAATGACAGGATTCTGAAATCTCCACTGTCATCAAAATATAATTTCCCCAAGACAGATGGATTAGGCTTTATTGACTCCCTCTTACGCTATCTGAAAGAGCTGCTGCAAAATGGAAAGTGTGATTCTGCTGTCAAGGATCTTATTGCAGAAGCTCAGGAGGAGTTATCTATCTTAAGATCCTTGTTGGAGAAATTTGTGAAGCAACAGCATGCCTTTGAGGAGGTGAAGAAACGTGATCTTTGGACAAAAGTGGTATCTCTAGCATACCAGGCAGAACGCATAATTGATTGCCTGGTTATGGGAGATTATCCTGTTTGGTATCAGCATTTGTTATGTAAGACCACAATAGAAATTAAGCTTGTCAATGATCAATTAGCAGAGTTCCATGTGCAAGAAGTTGAAGTCCTTATCGGAGAAGAAGCACCAGATCTTGTCCCACAAGAAGTTGAGATAACTCCAGGATATGATGAGGTAGTGGTAGGTTTTGATGAAGAGGCAAAGTCACTTATAAAGCAGCTCGTTGGAGGAGCAAAGGAATTAGATATTGTGTCTATTGTAGGGATGCCTGGTCTTGGAAAGACTACACTAGCAAAGAAAGTTTATCATGATGAAACCATAAGGCATCATTTCGATGTCCATGCTATGTGTTGTCTTTCCCAAACATATGACAGGAGAAAGTTGTTGTTGGAAATTTTGAATCAAGTCCGAGGTCCCAGTCAACAGAATGAGAAAGATCCAGTAGTTGCTCTGCGAAGATTTTTAATGGGAAAGAGGTACCTTCTCTACATTGATGACGTATGGAGTATTAACGCATGGGAAGAGTTCCAGGGATGTTTTCCAGTTAATGAAAATGGAAGCAGGATTTTATTAACCAGCCGACTCAGTGATGTGGCTTCAGATATTAACCCTGCTAGACCACCTCTTCAACTTCGTTTTCTTTCTACAGAAGAAAGTTGGGAACTCTTGCAAATTAAGTTATTCAACAAACCAACTTGCCCATCAGAACTATGTGAAGTAGGAGAAGAAATTGCAAGAGAGTGTCAAGGACTACCTCTCCTGGTGATTTTGGTAGCTGGTGTTTTGACAAAGAAAGAGAAAAACAAGGAAAATTGGAGAAAAATTGCAGAAAGTATAAATTCAGATACTGATATTAGTGAAAAGTGCCTTGATATAATAGAATTGAGCTACAGGCACTTGCCAGATCACCTCAAGCCCTGCCTTCTCTATTTTGCATCATTTCGTGAGGATGAAGAAATTCCAATCTCAAACTTGGCGTGGTTGTGGACTATTGAGGGATTTATTCCAAATAGAGAGAAAAAGAGTGTAGAGCTCGTTGCAGAAAGTTTACTGAATGATCTCATAGGTAGAAGCTTGGTAATGGTTAACAAGAAAAGGTCTACCGGAGGAGTCAGATCATGTCACATTCATGATATGCTACACGATTTTTGTGCAACAAAAGCTAAGGAAGAGAAGTTTATGCAGATTACAAGTACTGAGAACAAAGATTTGACTAGTTCCTTTTATGAGCACCGGAGGCTGTGCATTCATCATAGCCTTTATTGGGCAGGGAGGATCGGAAACCTGCAAGTTCGTTCTGTATTCTTCAAACCCCCGAAATCTGGCTGCCAAGAATTTTTTGATCTcgaaaacttcaaacttctaaaagTTCTGCAAATGGAATGTCCTGTGTCAGACAGTTCATTCCAGAGATCAAAAGAGCTTATTCTTTTGAAGTACTTAGGAATCAAAGGCTATATAGAATCTATGCCATTATGGATAGCAAACCTTTCAAACCTTGAAGTTTTGCTTGTAATAACAGTGGGCAGCGGTACAATATTGCCGATGGCCATCTGGAATATGCCAAGGTTAAAGCATGTGCATGTACAACCTGTTGCATCTTTTGATGGACGCATTCCTCGCAAATCGACAAACTTATGTTGCTTAGAGACCCTGGCCACTGTGTCTCTCACTAATAAGCTAGCAGACTACATGATCAAGAAGGCGACCAGACTGCGAAAGCTCAAGTGCCACTGTAAAGAGCCTTTGAAACTCAAATTAGATGCTCTTCCACTTGAAACACTTAGTGTGAATGGTAAGATCTTGAAATTCAGCATGCCCGAGACGCTGACAAAGCTAACTTTATCTGATGTTTCGTTGCCACAAACTGAAATGTCTAATATCGGGAGATTACCAAATTTAGTGGTTCTCAAGTTGGAGCATAGAGCATTTCAGGAAGGAAAATGGGACGTTGAAGATGAAGAGTTTCCGAGCCTTAAGGTTCTTAAATTGAGGTCCCTCAAAATTACAGAATGGAATGCCTCAGATGAGTCCTTGCAAAACCTCGAACGGCTTCTGGTAGAAAGTTGCTTCCATCTTCAAGAAATCCCTTCTGCTATTGGAGAAATATCAAGTATAAAGATGATTGAAGTGAAACGGTGTGGTGAGTCTCTTGAAAAATCAGTCAGGCAAATTCAGGAAGAGCAAAAGGAAGAATATGACAAGGAGATCAAGGTCATTATTTATCACTTAGATTCCTCAGCCTGA
- the LOC138902140 gene encoding uncharacterized protein, which translates to MPGYAKMMKDLMSRKFDFQDLAMVTLTHTCSTVVTRPIAEKLSDPGSFTIPCTIGNYAFAKALCDLGASINLMPLTIYKMLGIGRARPTSMLLQLADRTVKRPSGILDDVLVQMGKFVFPADFVILDCRVDEEIPIILGRPFLATGRALIDCETGELKMRLNDEEITFNVQKSMR; encoded by the coding sequence atgcctggttatgcaaaaatgatgaaggacttgatgtctcgtaagttcgactttcaagacttggccatGGTTACACTGACTCATACATGTAGTACTGTTGTGACaagacccatagctgagaagttatctgatccagggagtttcacaatcccatgcacaataggcaactatgcatttgctaaggcactttgtgatttgggggcaagcataaacttgatgcccttgactATCTACAAAatgttaggcattggaagagctagaCCCACGTCTATGTTGTTACAGCTGGCCGACCGGACAGTGAAAAGGCCCTctggtatccttgatgatgtattagtacaGATGGGGAAATTTGTTTtcccagcagattttgtcattttagactgccgggttgacgaggagattcccataattttgggaaggccattcttggccactgggagagccctaattgattgtgaaactggagAGCTAAAGATGAGATTGAACGATGAAGAGATAACGTTTAATGTGCAGAAATCTATGCGGTGA